One genomic region from Leptospira tipperaryensis encodes:
- a CDS encoding sodium:solute symporter family transporter — protein MHFGIADLLVLLLYVILVLFSGWFTSRKKDKDSSSYFLAGRELSWIPLSFSIVATETSTLTFLNIPGLSYSGNLTFLGLGLGFVFGRILVAQLFIPMYYQSGFISVYEWVGIKYGKVSQKTVTYLFKLTRILGDGVRMYASAIPVAILLEVFLKQYVSVEVGTLQIEILSLLLISGITILYTVQGGFRSVVWVDSIQFVIYVGGGIFTFFYLGYLLSEKGFHFLNVFESASVAGKLKILEWNDFSSAYFFPTAILGGILLTLGTHGVDQMFVQRVLACRSESDAKKAMISSGIFVFFQFVLFLSIGILLFFYYAGENLPKDKVFSKFILEEVPSPITGFLLAAILASAMSTLSSSINSLSLTTKVDLGISKFGSATLSLFWGLVLLLSSLLPLFLTTGKTGLVELGLSIASYTVGPIIAIFLTGRISAFSYMQELKDRYASLSIVLTPILTLVFRKWTGFGFTYLVPFGIGTCLLFGFILLKIQNRLSVPK, from the coding sequence ATGCACTTTGGAATCGCGGACTTACTCGTACTTCTATTATACGTCATTCTCGTTTTATTTTCCGGTTGGTTTACATCCAGAAAGAAGGACAAAGATTCTTCCTCCTACTTTCTCGCGGGAAGAGAACTCTCCTGGATTCCACTCAGTTTTTCGATCGTCGCGACGGAAACTTCCACTCTTACGTTTCTCAACATTCCGGGACTCAGTTATTCCGGAAATCTAACGTTTCTCGGTTTGGGTTTGGGTTTTGTTTTCGGAAGAATCCTTGTCGCACAACTTTTTATTCCGATGTATTATCAATCCGGTTTTATTTCGGTTTACGAATGGGTCGGTATCAAATACGGAAAAGTTTCCCAAAAGACGGTGACCTACCTATTCAAACTCACGAGAATCTTAGGAGACGGAGTGAGAATGTATGCGTCCGCGATTCCGGTCGCAATCTTACTGGAAGTGTTTCTCAAACAATACGTTTCTGTCGAAGTAGGAACTCTTCAGATCGAAATTCTCAGTCTGCTTTTGATTTCAGGAATCACGATTCTTTACACGGTCCAGGGCGGATTTCGTTCCGTAGTCTGGGTCGATTCGATTCAATTTGTGATCTATGTCGGCGGAGGAATTTTTACTTTTTTCTATCTTGGATATCTTCTTTCTGAAAAAGGATTCCATTTTTTGAATGTGTTTGAATCGGCTTCCGTCGCGGGAAAACTCAAAATTTTAGAATGGAATGATTTTTCTTCGGCGTATTTTTTTCCAACGGCGATTCTAGGTGGAATTCTTCTTACCCTGGGAACTCACGGCGTAGACCAGATGTTCGTACAGAGAGTTTTGGCTTGTCGATCCGAATCGGATGCAAAGAAGGCGATGATTTCCTCCGGAATTTTTGTATTCTTTCAATTCGTTTTGTTTTTGAGCATCGGGATCTTGTTATTTTTTTACTACGCGGGAGAGAATCTTCCCAAGGATAAAGTTTTTTCCAAATTTATCTTGGAAGAAGTCCCTTCTCCGATCACCGGTTTTTTACTCGCTGCGATTCTTGCTTCCGCGATGTCCACCCTTTCGAGTTCCATCAATTCTCTTTCCCTCACGACAAAAGTGGATCTGGGAATTTCAAAATTCGGTTCCGCCACTCTTAGTCTTTTCTGGGGATTGGTATTACTCCTGAGTTCTCTCCTTCCACTTTTTCTTACGACTGGAAAAACGGGTTTGGTGGAATTGGGGCTTTCGATCGCTTCTTATACGGTCGGTCCGATCATCGCGATCTTTTTAACCGGAAGAATTTCAGCATTTTCTTATATGCAAGAATTAAAAGATAGATACGCGTCTCTTTCGATTGTGTTGACTCCGATTCTAACTTTGGTCTTTAGGAAATGGACCGGATTCGGGTTTACGTATTTGGTTCCATTCGGAATCGGAACCTGCCTTTTGTTCGGATTTATTTTACTAAAAATTCAGAA
- the thrB gene encoding homoserine kinase yields the protein MTSIRQYSITVPGTSANLGPGFDLFGLAFRIYNQFQFRFFPEGEFKTSVKGMDVLPFGPDEDLVISSYRSYFQKFLSNEKLIPYSLVMDLRLPMKGGLGSSASAAVAGVCAARFAHKHFYPQIPLPRENEFLFHLALIEGHPDNTIPAYLGGFVFAYFNGDRLEYVKKKFPKRVRCFLLVPDLETSTHQSRKTLPVSYSTEDVIFNMSRVATWMEFLDSENMELLKLALEDRVHTPYRMHAEFELNPLLEKIKKNLIGYSLSGSGPSVLLFCERKKAGRVEQILKEKVAEFCEQTHFGCQILSLKVEEDGIVESEKNIKVS from the coding sequence ATGACATCGATCCGACAGTATTCCATCACCGTTCCGGGAACTTCCGCAAATTTAGGTCCGGGCTTTGATCTTTTTGGTCTTGCGTTTCGGATTTACAATCAGTTTCAATTTCGTTTTTTTCCGGAGGGAGAATTCAAAACTTCCGTAAAGGGAATGGACGTTCTTCCCTTTGGTCCGGACGAAGACCTCGTAATCTCCTCTTACCGTTCTTACTTTCAAAAATTTCTCTCGAATGAAAAATTGATTCCGTATTCTCTCGTTATGGATCTGCGTCTTCCTATGAAAGGCGGCTTGGGTTCGAGCGCGAGCGCAGCGGTTGCGGGTGTTTGTGCCGCGAGATTTGCACACAAACATTTTTATCCTCAGATTCCTCTCCCGAGGGAAAATGAATTTTTGTTTCATCTCGCTCTGATCGAAGGTCATCCCGATAATACGATTCCCGCTTACTTAGGCGGATTTGTGTTTGCTTATTTCAACGGAGATCGATTGGAATACGTAAAAAAGAAATTTCCAAAGAGGGTTCGGTGTTTTCTTTTAGTTCCGGATTTGGAAACTTCCACTCATCAATCTCGTAAAACTCTTCCGGTCAGTTATTCTACCGAGGACGTGATTTTTAATATGAGTAGAGTTGCCACTTGGATGGAATTTCTGGATTCCGAAAATATGGAACTCCTCAAGCTGGCGTTGGAAGATCGGGTGCACACTCCGTATCGAATGCACGCCGAATTCGAACTCAATCCTCTTTTGGAAAAAATAAAAAAGAATCTGATCGGATATTCTCTTTCCGGAAGCGGGCCTTCGGTTCTTCTTTTTTGCGAACGTAAAAAAGCGGGAAGAGTGGAGCAGATTTTGAAGGAGAAGGTCGCCGAGTTTTGTGAACAAACTCATTTTGGTTGTCAGATTCTTTCTTTGAAGGTGGAAGAGGACGGGATCGTAGAATCCGAAAAGAATATTAAAGTTTCTTAA
- a CDS encoding DsbA family protein, translating to MQDIIAKLKAKESRPLLMITALFLLYIAVTSPLIVSYFSPDGVAEINGKNYTIKDVEKENARLARKFHSETNDRLYRVLSEFASKKVVALAAKERNVSEKDLMEPAVQEPTLAEMRAIYDQYKNSPALQGKPFDAVKAEIQNHLLSQKKEEARNSIFAELRNQYKISVKVKELPPMRDDSILAGNNPSLGSEKAKVTIIEFSDFECPYCKRSQDVNAQLRAKYKDQIRWVFRDYPLSFHPNAMFAHIAANCSAPQGKYWEFFNVLFENSGNLPKDRVLDLARSSGMDMKAFSQCVNDTAVRKEVEADMAEGEKYGVSGTPAFFINGIMVEGAQPLEAFTKVIDQELKN from the coding sequence ATGCAAGACATAATTGCCAAACTAAAGGCTAAGGAATCAAGACCGCTTTTAATGATTACCGCACTCTTCTTACTCTATATCGCAGTCACTTCTCCACTCATCGTTTCTTATTTTTCTCCGGACGGCGTAGCCGAAATCAACGGAAAGAATTATACGATCAAGGATGTGGAAAAAGAAAACGCGAGACTGGCCCGCAAATTTCATTCCGAAACCAACGATCGTTTGTATCGTGTCCTCTCCGAGTTCGCGAGTAAAAAGGTTGTGGCTTTAGCCGCAAAGGAGCGTAACGTTTCCGAAAAAGATTTGATGGAACCTGCAGTTCAGGAACCAACTCTCGCGGAAATGCGCGCGATCTATGATCAGTATAAGAATTCTCCGGCGTTGCAAGGAAAACCTTTCGATGCTGTAAAAGCCGAAATTCAAAACCATTTGCTTTCTCAGAAAAAAGAGGAAGCGCGAAATTCTATCTTTGCCGAACTTCGCAATCAATATAAGATTTCAGTAAAAGTAAAAGAACTCCCTCCGATGAGAGATGATTCCATCCTTGCCGGTAACAATCCTTCCTTAGGTTCGGAAAAAGCTAAGGTTACGATCATTGAATTCTCGGATTTCGAATGTCCTTATTGTAAGAGAAGTCAGGATGTAAACGCTCAATTGAGAGCAAAGTATAAGGACCAGATTCGTTGGGTTTTTAGAGACTATCCTCTTTCATTTCACCCCAATGCAATGTTTGCTCACATCGCTGCAAACTGTTCGGCTCCGCAGGGAAAGTATTGGGAATTCTTCAATGTTCTCTTTGAAAATTCGGGAAATCTTCCGAAAGATCGCGTTTTGGATCTCGCCCGATCTTCCGGGATGGATATGAAAGCGTTTAGCCAGTGTGTAAACGACACCGCTGTGAGAAAAGAAGTGGAAGCCGATATGGCGGAAGGTGAGAAGTATGGAGTCAGCGGAACTCCTGCATTCTTTATCAACGGAATTATGGTGGAAGGCGCTCAACCTTTGGAAGCGTTTACCAAAGTGATCGATCAAGAACTTAAAAATTAA
- a CDS encoding malate dehydrogenase, whose protein sequence is MSKTVKVAVTGAAGQIGYSLLFRIASGQMFGADTAVEIQMLELEAAVPAAKGVIMELEDCAFPLLQKVTVSSDLDVAFKDINWALLVGSVPRKAGMERGDLLKINGGIFVNQGKAIEKNAANDVRVLVVGNPCNTNCLIAMNNAKGVPGDRWFAMTKLDENRAKSQLAGKAGVPVKEVTHLGIWGNHSSTQYPDFYNAKISGKPVTDVISDHDWLKGDFIKNVQQRGAEIIKARGASSAASAANGVVDTVRGIINPTAPGDAFSAAIVSDGSYGAEKGLIFGFPLKSDGKKVEIIQGLPLNDFAKEKFKITHDELVSERNEVKEML, encoded by the coding sequence ATGAGTAAGACAGTGAAAGTCGCTGTTACAGGCGCTGCAGGACAAATCGGATATTCTCTACTTTTTAGAATCGCTTCCGGACAAATGTTCGGAGCTGATACTGCGGTAGAAATTCAAATGCTTGAATTGGAAGCTGCGGTCCCTGCGGCAAAAGGTGTAATCATGGAATTAGAGGACTGTGCGTTTCCTCTTCTCCAAAAGGTGACTGTGTCTTCGGATTTGGACGTCGCGTTTAAAGACATCAACTGGGCCTTGCTCGTTGGTTCGGTTCCTAGAAAAGCCGGAATGGAAAGAGGGGATCTCCTCAAAATTAACGGTGGAATTTTTGTAAATCAAGGAAAGGCGATCGAAAAAAACGCGGCGAACGACGTAAGAGTTCTCGTAGTCGGTAACCCTTGTAATACAAACTGCTTGATCGCTATGAACAACGCGAAAGGTGTTCCGGGGGATCGTTGGTTTGCGATGACTAAGCTAGATGAAAACAGAGCAAAGTCTCAATTAGCCGGAAAAGCGGGAGTTCCCGTAAAAGAAGTTACTCACCTCGGAATCTGGGGAAACCATTCTTCTACTCAATATCCTGATTTTTACAACGCAAAGATTTCCGGAAAACCGGTAACCGATGTAATCTCCGATCACGACTGGTTGAAAGGTGATTTTATTAAGAACGTTCAACAAAGAGGTGCGGAGATCATCAAGGCGAGAGGAGCTTCCTCTGCTGCAAGCGCGGCTAACGGAGTCGTAGACACCGTACGTGGGATCATCAATCCTACCGCACCGGGAGACGCATTCTCCGCTGCGATTGTTTCCGACGGATCCTACGGAGCTGAAAAAGGTCTGATCTTCGGATTTCCTTTGAAGTCGGATGGAAAAAAAGTGGAGATCATCCAAGGTCTTCCTTTAAACGACTTTGCTAAAGAGAAATTCAAGATCACCCACGACGAGCTAGTTTCCGAAAGAAATGAAGTCAAGGAAATGCTCTAA
- a CDS encoding aminotransferase class I/II-fold pyridoxal phosphate-dependent enzyme: MNPSTFIQKASAVLESLKEDFLYRTLEVPFGVDFSSNDYLSLTKHPTLIASLKEGLDLYGAGSGASRLVSGHRESFDRAEAACSEWTGTESSLFVANGFAANLGLLSCIANAKTEIFTDRLNHASILDGVRLSGAEKTYYKHLNLDHLEELLRKSRKKEKIIVSETVFSMDGDLAPIEDLVFLKNKYEATLVLDDAHSIGVFGDFGAGRVSQVLGKQRIQEVDFITYTSGKALGLEGAWIGTSKIGREFLINKMRTFIFSTAPMPAIAHAVPTSIALLKTMDRERENVFQKSIRLRELIQTKNYPKTDSESQIIPILFPSEKSVLDAAALCRENGLYVKAIRPPTVPVPRLRICIHADMTDSILEKLISLLPAF, encoded by the coding sequence CTGAATCCATCCACTTTCATTCAGAAGGCCTCCGCCGTTCTGGAATCCTTAAAAGAGGATTTCTTATATCGCACCCTGGAAGTTCCTTTCGGGGTCGATTTCTCTTCCAACGATTACCTTTCTCTTACAAAACATCCCACGCTTATCGCAAGCCTCAAAGAAGGTTTGGATCTCTATGGAGCCGGTTCCGGCGCGTCTCGATTGGTCAGCGGTCACAGAGAAAGTTTTGATCGGGCCGAAGCCGCTTGCTCTGAATGGACTGGAACTGAAAGTTCCTTATTTGTCGCAAACGGATTTGCCGCAAACCTCGGACTTCTTTCTTGTATCGCCAACGCAAAGACCGAAATCTTTACGGATAGACTCAATCACGCTTCGATCTTAGACGGAGTTCGACTTTCCGGAGCGGAGAAAACATATTATAAACATCTAAACTTGGATCACTTGGAAGAATTGCTACGCAAATCCAGGAAGAAGGAAAAAATCATCGTATCCGAGACCGTCTTTAGTATGGACGGGGATTTGGCTCCGATTGAAGATCTCGTTTTTTTAAAGAATAAATACGAAGCGACTCTGGTATTGGATGATGCACATTCCATCGGGGTTTTTGGAGATTTCGGTGCCGGAAGAGTTTCTCAGGTTCTCGGAAAGCAAAGAATCCAAGAGGTTGATTTTATTACCTACACGAGCGGAAAGGCTCTTGGATTGGAAGGAGCTTGGATCGGAACTTCTAAAATCGGAAGAGAATTTCTCATCAACAAGATGCGGACCTTTATCTTCTCCACGGCTCCGATGCCTGCGATCGCACACGCGGTTCCAACGTCGATCGCTCTACTCAAAACGATGGATCGGGAAAGAGAGAATGTCTTTCAAAAATCGATTCGACTTCGCGAGTTGATCCAAACCAAAAATTATCCAAAAACCGATTCCGAGTCCCAGATCATTCCGATTCTTTTTCCTTCCGAAAAATCGGTGTTAGACGCGGCGGCACTTTGTAGAGAAAACGGACTCTACGTAAAGGCGATTCGTCCTCCCACAGTTCCGGTTCCTCGGCTGAGAATTTGTATTCATGCCGATATGACGGATTCTATATTAGAAAAATTGATTTCACTTTTACCGGCCTTCTGA
- the bioD gene encoding dethiobiotin synthase, whose translation MSVFISATGTDVGKSFLSSMILAKYGVSLGLKYFKPIQTGDDSDRAAVMNLAGLHESRFLKNYYSFQFAGSPHYASELEGVEIDTDELARHLFSIRDENIIVEGAGGLLVPLTRKTLTIELIRQSEIPLILAAPVSLGSINHTLLSVEAIQNRKINFKGIYFIGTPDKTTEDNIETILEWTGARLLGCFFFNSKEKMSREQFQRECKLRFDPDFILMDAIQ comes from the coding sequence ATGTCAGTTTTTATTTCGGCGACTGGGACGGATGTGGGAAAGAGCTTCTTGAGTTCTATGATCCTTGCAAAATACGGAGTTTCTCTGGGGCTCAAGTATTTCAAACCGATTCAAACCGGAGACGATAGCGATCGGGCCGCGGTTATGAATCTTGCCGGTTTACACGAAAGCAGGTTTTTAAAAAATTATTATTCGTTTCAGTTTGCGGGTTCTCCCCATTATGCATCCGAACTCGAAGGGGTCGAGATCGATACTGACGAATTGGCGAGACATCTTTTTAGCATTCGAGACGAGAATATCATCGTGGAAGGAGCCGGCGGGCTTTTGGTTCCTCTCACTCGAAAAACTCTTACGATCGAATTGATCCGCCAATCCGAAATTCCTTTGATTTTGGCTGCCCCCGTTTCTTTGGGATCGATCAATCATACGCTTTTATCCGTAGAAGCGATTCAAAATCGAAAGATCAATTTTAAAGGAATCTATTTTATAGGGACTCCGGATAAAACGACCGAGGACAATATCGAAACGATTTTAGAATGGACCGGCGCCAGATTGTTAGGATGTTTCTTTTTCAATTCTAAGGAAAAGATGAGTCGGGAGCAGTTTCAAAGGGAATGTAAGCTTCGATTCGATCCCGACTTTATTTTAATGGATGCAATTCAATGA
- the bioA gene encoding adenosylmethionine--8-amino-7-oxononanoate transaminase: MIWYPYTLQYEPELPLQIVRAEKEFLYDETGNSYIDAISSWWVSVHGHNHPKIVQAMKDQLDRLDHVLLAGFTHEPAEALASELLKITEGLFHRVVYSDNGSTAVEIMIKLAYQYFQNCGEPDRNIFIKWNTSYHGDTIGTMSVGGDSIFNRVFAGLLFPTQEFTSPNCSFCPLGKKPDSCKTECVDAIEEFFQKNPKRVAGIVIEPLILGTGGMIFYKEEVLQRLERFSKEYGALLLVDEVFTGFGRTGSFFAYQRAKIKPDLIAMAKGLSGGAAPIAVTLTSERIHSAFVRPESEKAFYHGHTMTGNPVACAAALASAKLMFEENRLEQVAQLEEKLKDGLKKIQNEFPTLIRDLRVMGAVGVLELEVGQQSGYTYPGNRILKKKFLEKGVVLRPLGNVIYITPPYVISDSSLDKIFKAIRETLVEIYSGK, encoded by the coding sequence ATGATTTGGTATCCGTATACGCTTCAATATGAACCGGAACTCCCGCTTCAAATCGTACGAGCGGAAAAAGAATTTCTCTACGACGAAACAGGAAATTCTTATATAGATGCGATCTCTTCGTGGTGGGTCAGCGTTCACGGACACAATCATCCTAAGATAGTCCAGGCGATGAAGGATCAACTGGACCGTCTCGATCACGTTCTCCTCGCAGGTTTTACTCACGAACCCGCGGAAGCCCTTGCGAGCGAGCTTCTAAAAATTACCGAAGGATTGTTTCACAGAGTCGTCTATTCCGATAACGGATCGACCGCTGTCGAGATCATGATCAAACTCGCGTATCAGTATTTTCAAAATTGTGGGGAACCCGATCGAAATATATTCATAAAATGGAATACTTCCTATCACGGAGATACGATCGGAACGATGAGCGTGGGTGGGGATTCTATCTTCAACCGAGTTTTCGCGGGTTTACTCTTTCCTACTCAAGAATTTACAAGTCCGAACTGTAGCTTTTGTCCTTTGGGAAAAAAACCGGATTCTTGCAAAACGGAATGTGTGGATGCTATCGAAGAATTCTTTCAAAAAAATCCGAAACGTGTCGCGGGAATCGTAATCGAACCTTTGATCCTTGGAACGGGCGGGATGATCTTTTACAAGGAAGAAGTTCTTCAACGTCTCGAAAGGTTTTCCAAAGAATACGGAGCGCTTCTTTTGGTGGACGAAGTCTTTACCGGCTTTGGGAGAACCGGTTCTTTCTTCGCTTATCAAAGGGCAAAGATCAAACCCGATCTGATCGCTATGGCAAAGGGACTCAGCGGCGGCGCCGCTCCCATTGCGGTAACTTTAACTTCGGAAAGGATTCATTCCGCTTTTGTAAGACCGGAATCGGAGAAGGCGTTTTATCACGGACATACGATGACTGGAAATCCGGTGGCCTGTGCGGCGGCCCTTGCTTCTGCAAAACTTATGTTCGAAGAAAATCGACTGGAGCAAGTGGCTCAGCTGGAAGAAAAACTGAAAGACGGATTGAAAAAAATTCAGAATGAATTCCCGACTTTGATTCGCGACCTTCGAGTAATGGGGGCCGTCGGAGTTTTAGAATTGGAAGTAGGTCAACAAAGCGGTTATACTTATCCAGGGAACAGAATTCTCAAAAAAAAGTTTTTAGAAAAGGGAGTGGTTCTTCGACCGCTCGGAAACGTAATCTATATCACACCTCCCTATGTGATTTCGGATTCTTCTTTGGATAAAATTTTTAAGGCAATCCGTGAGACCTTAGTTGAAATTTATTCTGGGAAATAG
- the bioB gene encoding biotin synthase BioB, whose protein sequence is MSATLNTAEKIFSEVPSTITKEEALEILDGSLPLTTCLDKAFQERNRYYGNKVRIHILDNIKNGHCPEDCGYCAQRKNANSGVQEYPMKSETEIYEDAVKAKENGAYRFCMVTSGTGPNRPTTEKLAATIRKITDELGMKVCLSAGLLDGDKAQLLKAAGLDRYNHNLNTSQNHYPEICDTHTYAQRAETLDSVSKAGIGMCSGVIVGMGETLRDLVDVAFELKSFRVISIPVNFFIPVKGHAIKNPSVLTPELCVRILCLFRLVNPDSEIRIAAGREGHLRSLSATALFAANSLFSSGYLNVKGSDMVETIGMIRDAGFVPELADGGVLPEDSEMEALYSEKNFPELYKFKKS, encoded by the coding sequence ATGTCTGCAACACTCAATACTGCTGAAAAAATATTCTCCGAAGTTCCGAGCACGATCACAAAGGAAGAGGCTCTGGAAATTCTCGATGGAAGTCTTCCTCTGACAACTTGTTTGGATAAGGCGTTTCAAGAAAGAAACCGTTACTATGGAAACAAAGTCCGAATTCATATCTTAGATAATATCAAGAATGGCCACTGTCCGGAAGATTGCGGATACTGCGCACAAAGAAAGAACGCAAATTCCGGAGTGCAAGAATATCCGATGAAATCCGAAACCGAAATCTACGAGGATGCGGTGAAGGCGAAAGAGAACGGGGCCTACCGTTTTTGTATGGTAACTTCGGGAACGGGGCCGAATCGACCGACTACCGAAAAGCTCGCGGCTACAATTCGCAAAATCACGGATGAACTTGGGATGAAGGTTTGTCTTTCCGCCGGGTTGTTAGACGGAGACAAGGCTCAACTTTTAAAAGCGGCCGGTCTGGATCGTTACAATCACAATCTCAATACTTCACAAAATCATTATCCTGAAATTTGCGATACACATACGTATGCGCAGAGAGCGGAAACTCTCGACTCGGTTTCCAAAGCCGGGATTGGGATGTGTAGCGGCGTGATCGTAGGAATGGGAGAAACCCTTCGTGATCTGGTCGACGTTGCCTTTGAACTCAAATCGTTTCGAGTGATTTCGATTCCGGTGAACTTTTTTATTCCAGTAAAAGGACACGCGATTAAAAATCCGAGCGTTCTTACTCCCGAACTTTGTGTAAGAATTCTTTGTCTTTTCCGTTTGGTAAATCCGGATTCTGAAATACGGATTGCAGCGGGAAGAGAAGGGCATCTCAGAAGTTTGTCCGCGACGGCTCTTTTTGCTGCCAATTCTTTGTTCTCGTCAGGATATCTGAACGTCAAAGGATCCGATATGGTGGAGACGATTGGTATGATTCGAGACGCGGGCTTTGTCCCTGAACTCGCGGACGGCGGCGTATTGCCCGAAGATTCCGAAATGGAAGCTCTCTATTCGGAAAAAAATTTCCCGGAATTGTATAAATTTAAGAAATCTTAA